One Deltaproteobacteria bacterium genomic region harbors:
- a CDS encoding ABC transporter permease: MRAVLEIINVEKTGRSAINAFIYSKGTYDLFFHSLRSLRALRLAPVRQVLYRQIYFTGIEAVAGISAVGVLIGIVIITQAANIVGLNAVLVGKALVWIVIRELGPLFSAIIIIIRSSTAVASELGSMQVNGEVRSLRFMGIDPIGYLIMPRVVGLTLCVYVLSFYFQLAAIFGGLILSSLFLDIRFLQQLGNIFSVLGLLEIFISFIKSLLFGLLIASSSCYHGLRVRSSITEIPQATTHAVMQSLIFILLFDGIITVVLFI, translated from the coding sequence ATGCGGGCCGTGTTGGAAATCATTAACGTTGAAAAAACTGGAAGGAGCGCCATCAATGCCTTCATCTATTCAAAGGGCACTTATGATCTTTTTTTCCATTCCCTGAGGAGCTTGCGTGCTTTACGTTTGGCCCCCGTGAGGCAGGTGCTATACCGGCAGATATATTTTACTGGGATTGAGGCGGTGGCGGGCATATCCGCTGTGGGAGTTCTAATTGGTATTGTCATCATCACCCAGGCCGCAAATATCGTCGGACTTAATGCGGTACTTGTCGGGAAAGCCCTTGTATGGATAGTAATCAGGGAACTTGGTCCGCTTTTTTCAGCCATAATAATTATCATCAGGAGTAGCACCGCTGTAGCCTCAGAGTTAGGTTCCATGCAGGTAAATGGGGAAGTGCGTTCCTTGAGGTTTATGGGCATTGACCCGATAGGCTACCTCATTATGCCAAGAGTAGTGGGGTTAACTCTTTGTGTATATGTGCTTAGTTTTTATTTTCAGTTAGCGGCCATTTTTGGCGGTCTTATACTCTCCTCGCTTTTTCTGGATATCCGATTTCTACAGCAATTGGGGAATATATTTTCTGTTCTCGGTCTATTAGAAATTTTTATTTCGTTCATCAAGAGTCTTTTGTTCGGGCTTCTTATCGCATCCTCCTCGTGCTATCATGGGTTAAGGGTCAGGTCTTCTATAACCGAAATCCCCCAGGCAACCACGCATGCGGTAATGCAGAGCCTGATTTTCATACTGTTATTTGACGGGATTATTACGGTGGTCCTTTTTATATGA
- a CDS encoding ATP-binding cassette domain-containing protein, with product MIRFENVTLRPFSGLNFEIKSGRLCRILTESDFEKSLIIQGIIGGIQPESGRVFLFGQDLWSVGKGEIFTLFRKIGMVLDNGGIISNLKVGENIILPTWYHKSQKLSDAWRRVRDIYTELGFEALRLSEYLGESPGSLPAYEKRIMALVRAMLMEPELMIYDALLEGMDNETARKVLRITEKFHSAKQERTSVFISSDEQSLKDVRADKTVWLLKGGQAG from the coding sequence ATGATCAGGTTTGAAAATGTTACCTTAAGGCCATTTAGTGGTCTGAATTTTGAGATAAAATCAGGCCGGTTGTGCAGGATTCTGACGGAATCTGATTTCGAGAAGAGCCTTATAATCCAGGGAATTATTGGCGGTATACAGCCGGAGAGCGGTAGGGTGTTTCTTTTCGGTCAGGACCTGTGGTCTGTTGGGAAGGGTGAGATCTTCACCCTTTTTAGAAAAATAGGCATGGTGCTGGATAATGGAGGAATAATCAGTAACCTTAAGGTTGGGGAGAACATAATACTTCCGACATGGTATCATAAAAGTCAGAAGCTCTCAGATGCCTGGAGAAGAGTGCGTGATATTTACACTGAATTGGGCTTTGAAGCATTGAGGCTTTCCGAATACCTGGGGGAGTCTCCTGGATCACTGCCTGCTTATGAGAAGAGGATTATGGCTCTGGTGCGAGCCATGCTCATGGAGCCCGAACTTATGATCTATGACGCACTGCTTGAAGGAATGGACAATGAGACTGCGAGAAAAGTGCTCCGAATTACCGAGAAATTTCACAGTGCGAAACAAGAAAGGACGTCAGTTTTTATCAGCTCCGATGAACAATCACTCAAAGATGTCCGGGCTGACAAAACCGTCTGGTTGTTAAAAGGAGGCCAAGCCGGGTGA